A stretch of Dysidea avara chromosome 5, odDysAvar1.4, whole genome shotgun sequence DNA encodes these proteins:
- the LOC136256955 gene encoding uncharacterized protein, producing the protein MVDGSKGLHPAHLHMLAKEDLQELYQQYLGKWQCDCCKKNYDATRSNSERFSYHCNLCYYDLCLQCWRGYYHPFHKHRLKPAKTEILYPSTGGSWYCDACERSFHELSGPSCYNCDLCGGVDLCDRCFNGEWTHPLHPARGHHLKPVDPHIQYRGYSSWSCSICEKEKDCLDKGTFNLFHCTHPDCDFDLCWHCFRGDKHYLHQHPLVKVSANWNHEHQQCQNCAGQLSGIGSVYRCYDMSCSYLLCVNCFQQKPQFHPLHTAHPLECDIPLNIFPKTRGSWKCSNCFNSKTETDTLHHCRQCVYSLCHSCYQRQSNNHRHMNALFIQPEGYQQQSNNNRQMNSLFIQPEGYRYSSTLAPTYTSVPVMPTAGYPTIFPPISKSAVPTFYNGSSGLTGKQKPEECIECRYRPAEVTFVHNGMPHRMAICCRECARQVEQRGRWCPLCNQQFERIMDRSS; encoded by the coding sequence ATGGTGGATGGGTCGAAAGGGCTCCACCCGGCCCATTTACATATGCTAGCCAAAGAAGATCTTCAAGAGCTATATCAGCAGTACCTCGGGAAATGGCAGTGCGATTGTTGTAAGAAAAATTATGACGCTACGCGAAGCAACTCGGAACGCTTCTCCTACCATTGTAATCTGTGTTACTACGATCTGTGCCTCCAGTGCTGGCGAGGATATTATCATCCGTTCCACAAACATCGTTTAAAGCCCGCCAAAACTGAGATCCTTTATCCCAGTACAGGGGGTAGCTGGTACTGTGACGCGTGCGAGAGAAGCTTCCACGAGCTGTCCGGTCCAAGCTGCTACAACTGTGATCTTTGTGGTGGAGTGGATTTATGCGATCGCTGCTTCAATGGCGAGTGGACTCATCCTTTACATCCAGCTAGAGGACACCATCTCAAGCCGGTAGATCCTCATATACAATATCGTGGATATTCATCGTGGAGCTGTAGTATTTGTGAAAAAGAGAAGGATTGCTTGGACAAGGGAACATTCAACCTATTTCATTGTACACATCCAGACTGTGACTTTGACTTGTGTTGGCATTGTTTCAGAGGTGATAAACATTACTTACATCAACATCCCTTGGTGAAAGTTAGTGCCAACTGGAATCACGAACACCAACAGTGTCAGAATTGTGCAGGCCAGCTATCTGGGATCGGTAGTGTCTACAGGTGTTACGATATGTCATGTAGTTACTTGTTATGCGTTAACTGCTTCCAACAGAAACCTCAGTTCCACCCATTGCACACTGCACACCCTCTAGAATGTGACATCCCTCTGAACATATTCCCGAAGACTAGAGGATCATGGAAATGCTCTAATTGCTTTAACTCAAAGACGGAGACAGATACTCTACATCATTGTAGACAGTGCGTGTACAGTCTATGCCATTCTTGTTACCAGCGACAAAGTAACAACCACAGACACATGAATGCACTGTTTATCCAACCAGAGGGCTATcaacaacaaagcaacaataaCAGACAGATGAATTCCCTGTTTATCCAGCCAGAGGGATACCGTTATTCTAGCACGTTAGCTCCAACATATACGAGTGTCCCAGTAATGCCTACAGCTGGCTATCCTACCATCTTCCCACCCATTAGTAAATCAGCAGTACCAACGTTTTATAATGGCAGTAGTGGTCTCACAGGTAAACAGAAACCAGAGGAGTGCATTGAATGTAGATATCGACCAGCAGAAGTGACATTCGTCCACAATGGAATGCCCCATCGGATGGCAATCTGCTGTAGAGAGTGTGCCCGACAAGTAGAACAACGAGGACGGTGGTGTCCACTGTGTAACCAGCAGTTTGAAAGGATCATGGATAGAAGCAGCTGA